GCGCGGCGAAACTGTATGACAAGATGCGGCTGTTCGTGGACGATATGTCCGCACTGGGGCAGAGCCTGGATAAGGCGCAGGGCAGTTATCGTCAGGCGATGAACAAACTGAGCGAAGGCCGTGGTAATCTTATCGGCCAAATTGAAGGTTTCCGCGCGTTGGGGGTTGAGGTCAAACGGCCAATCAACCCGCTGCTGGCGCAGCAAGCCGGCGCGCAACACGATGAAGCGGAAGAGGCGAACGACGATGATGTCGCCGCGCTGCCGCAGACGAAAGATGATGACGATACCGCCGGGGAACCGGGCTTCGTTTCGCACGGTTGAGGCCGTGGCGAGGTGGGGTATTCCCCGGGCTTCTGGTACACTCATCCACACAAAATTGACTGAATAGCAGGCAGGACAATGGCAGATCAACCGCAGGAAACCACCGACTTCGGTTTTCGCACCGTCGCGAGAGACGAAAAACAAGCCATGGTGGCGGACGTTTTTCATTCGGTAGCGGCAAAGTATGACGTGATGAACGACCTGATGTCGTTCGGCATCCACCGTATCTGGAAGCGTTTCACCATTGACTGCAGCGGCGTGCGCCGTGGGCAGCGCGTGCTGGATCTGGCCGGCGGTACCGGCGACCTGGCCGCCAAGTTCTCCCGCATGGTCGGTGAACAGGGGCAGGTGGTACTGGCGGACATCAACGATTCGATGCTGAAGATGGGGCGCGAGAAGCTGCGCGATCGCGGTATCGTCGGCAACATCAATTACGTGCAGGCCAACGCCGAAGCGCTGCCGTTCCCGGACAACTACTTCGATTGCATCACCATTTCCTTTGGCCTGCGCAACGTCACCGATAAAGACAAAGCGCTGCGCTCGATGTTCCGCGTGCTGAAGCCGGGCGGCCGCCTGTTGGTGCTGGAATTCTCCAAGCCGCTGCTGGCGCCGCTGAGCAAGGCTTACGATGCCTACTCCTTCCACGTGTTGCCGAAGATCGGCGAGCTGGTGGTGAAAGATCCAGACAGCTACCGCTATCTGGCGGAGTCGATCCGCATGCACCCCGATCAGGAAACCCTGAAGGGCATGATGGGCAACGCCGGTTTTGAAAACGTCACCTATTTCAATCTGACCGGTGGGATTGTCGCCCTGCATCGCGGCTTCAAGTTCTGAGAGGGAGATGCCGATGCTGTTTACCCCTCTGCTGACCGGTG
The sequence above is drawn from the Serratia sp. FDAARGOS_506 genome and encodes:
- the ubiE gene encoding bifunctional demethylmenaquinone methyltransferase/2-methoxy-6-polyprenyl-1,4-benzoquinol methylase UbiE, giving the protein MADQPQETTDFGFRTVARDEKQAMVADVFHSVAAKYDVMNDLMSFGIHRIWKRFTIDCSGVRRGQRVLDLAGGTGDLAAKFSRMVGEQGQVVLADINDSMLKMGREKLRDRGIVGNINYVQANAEALPFPDNYFDCITISFGLRNVTDKDKALRSMFRVLKPGGRLLVLEFSKPLLAPLSKAYDAYSFHVLPKIGELVVKDPDSYRYLAESIRMHPDQETLKGMMGNAGFENVTYFNLTGGIVALHRGFKF